In the genome of Carnobacterium viridans, one region contains:
- a CDS encoding GntR family transcriptional regulator, whose product MVKYEAIANEIRNRITNGEYKVESLIPDQVTLSEEFKVSRMTIKKALDILAMEGLIYRQRGAGTFVMKNSPLNEKNAAVNEYDGLTKQMQGHKLESKIIKFTVEFPSEEMMEHLMIEKSMPVYNLIRLRILDDKPYVLEHTCMPTDLAVGLTEDIIKGSIYKYLHEDLNITFSGAFRKIRADKSSKYDQEYLNCGVHDPVLEVEQIVYLKDGRPFEHSRSRHRYDTRSFTFIDMNQKF is encoded by the coding sequence ATGGTAAAGTATGAAGCGATAGCAAATGAAATAAGAAATCGCATTACAAATGGCGAATATAAAGTGGAATCTCTTATCCCAGATCAAGTAACCCTATCAGAAGAATTTAAAGTGAGTAGAATGACTATAAAAAAAGCACTAGATATTTTAGCCATGGAAGGGTTAATTTATCGTCAACGTGGTGCTGGAACTTTTGTGATGAAAAATTCTCCTTTAAATGAAAAAAATGCCGCTGTTAATGAATACGATGGTTTAACAAAACAGATGCAAGGCCATAAGTTAGAAAGTAAAATCATTAAATTTACAGTTGAATTCCCTAGTGAAGAAATGATGGAACATTTGATGATTGAAAAGAGTATGCCAGTATATAATCTAATTAGGCTAAGAATTCTTGATGATAAGCCATATGTTTTAGAACATACATGTATGCCAACGGATTTGGCAGTTGGGTTAACGGAAGACATCATTAAAGGTTCCATCTATAAATACCTTCATGAAGACTTAAATATAACCTTTAGTGGAGCGTTTCGTAAAATTCGTGCAGATAAGTCCTCTAAATACGACCAAGAGTATTTGAATTGTGGTGTTCATGATCCCGTATTAGAGGTCGAACAAATCGTGTACTTAAAAGATGGTCGCCCTTTTGAGCACTCACGTAGTCGTCATCGTTATGATACACGTAGTTTTACGTTTATCGATATGAATCAAAAATTTTAA
- the celB gene encoding PTS cellobiose transporter subunit IIC: protein MNGFIDMLGEKLLPIAGKLGENRYLKVLRDAFMLAFPITMFGSIVVVLNNLPFFSDATKGTLGNLFGNGQNATMSIMTIFVTFGIGYYLSKSYDVEGIFGGAVSLASYLILTPFSMLTESGEAVPGVLALDRLGAKGMFIGMIAAFIAAEIYTRVVKKGIVIKMPDGVPPAVANSFAALLPAIITLTTFLLLNAAVIGFFETNLHDVVYTAIQQPLTALGSGLPATLIAVFFVQFLWFFGLHGQIIVNSVMDPIWNTLALENLDAYKAGDALPHIVTKPFMEIYTVGMGGSGSTLIVVLLLAFIMKSKQNKEIGRLALGPAIFNVNEPLIFGMPLVLNASIFIPWILAPLVTTAFNYAMMSTGIFPIPTGVTVPWTIPVVINGIMATSSVMGGVLQVIDMALIGVIWFPFLKLVDKVNLNTVSMAD, encoded by the coding sequence GTGAATGGATTTATTGATATGCTTGGTGAAAAATTACTTCCTATTGCCGGAAAATTAGGCGAAAATCGTTACCTTAAAGTTTTACGTGACGCATTTATGCTTGCTTTTCCAATTACCATGTTTGGTTCGATTGTAGTTGTATTAAATAACTTGCCATTTTTCAGTGATGCTACTAAAGGTACTTTGGGAAACTTGTTCGGTAATGGGCAAAATGCTACAATGTCAATTATGACCATTTTTGTTACGTTTGGTATCGGTTATTATTTAAGTAAATCATATGATGTCGAAGGTATCTTCGGTGGAGCGGTATCATTAGCTTCTTACTTGATTTTGACACCGTTCTCAATGTTAACTGAATCAGGAGAAGCAGTACCTGGTGTGTTAGCTCTAGACCGTCTTGGTGCAAAAGGAATGTTCATTGGTATGATCGCAGCCTTTATTGCAGCTGAGATATATACACGTGTTGTAAAAAAAGGTATTGTTATTAAAATGCCCGATGGTGTTCCACCGGCAGTTGCAAATTCATTTGCAGCCTTATTACCTGCTATTATTACTTTAACAACTTTCTTATTGCTTAATGCAGCAGTTATTGGATTCTTCGAAACGAACTTACATGATGTTGTTTATACAGCTATTCAACAGCCTTTAACAGCTCTTGGTAGTGGATTACCAGCTACATTGATCGCAGTATTCTTTGTTCAATTCCTATGGTTCTTTGGATTACATGGTCAAATTATTGTTAACTCAGTAATGGACCCAATCTGGAACACATTAGCGTTAGAAAACCTTGATGCTTACAAAGCTGGTGATGCTTTACCACATATTGTAACTAAACCATTTATGGAAATTTACACTGTTGGTATGGGTGGATCTGGTAGTACATTAATCGTTGTATTATTGTTAGCCTTCATTATGAAGAGCAAACAAAATAAAGAAATCGGTCGCTTAGCTTTAGGACCTGCAATCTTTAACGTTAATGAACCATTGATTTTCGGAATGCCGTTAGTATTAAATGCTTCTATCTTTATTCCTTGGATTCTTGCTCCATTGGTAACAACAGCATTCAACTATGCTATGATGTCTACGGGAATATTCCCAATCCCAACAGGGGTTACAGTACCATGGACAATCCCAGTTGTTATTAATGGAATCATGGCTACAAGTTCAGTAATGGGTGGAGTACTTCAAGTTATTGATATGGCTCTTATCGGAGTAATTTGGTTCCCGTTCCTTAAATTAGTTGATAAAGTAAATCTAAACACTGTTTCTATGGCTGATTAA
- a CDS encoding glycoside hydrolase family 1 protein: MMKYEFPEGFWWGSAASGPQTEGVFEGDNKGDNIWDHWYREEPEKFFNQVGPEKTSYFYEKYKEDIQLMKETGHTTFRTSIQWSRLIPNGTGEVNQKAVEFYNDVINELLANDIEPFINLYHFDMPMKLQEKGGWLNRKTVDAYVEFAEKCFELFGDRVKKWFTHNEPIVPVEGGYLYQFHYPNEVNMKKAVQVAYHEVLSSAKAIKVYHEMNLDGEIGIILNLTPSYPRDETNPEDVKAAKLADAFFNRSFLDPSVKGEFPTDLVELLKEIDHLPVIEEGDLETIKNNTVDLLGVNYYQPRRIKAKESSEKLADGPMPDDYFDNYIKPDRKMNPYRGWEIYEKGVYDILTNLRENYGNIRCYISENGMGVEGEEAYINPDGSIKDDYRIEFVKDHLIYMHQAIQEGSNVQGYHMWTCMDNWSWTNAYKNRYGFIAVDIENEGKRTVKKSGRWFKEISDANGFD, translated from the coding sequence ATAATGAAGTACGAATTTCCAGAAGGATTCTGGTGGGGATCTGCAGCTAGTGGACCGCAAACAGAAGGCGTTTTTGAAGGCGATAACAAAGGGGATAATATTTGGGATCATTGGTACCGTGAAGAACCAGAAAAATTCTTTAACCAAGTAGGACCAGAGAAAACTTCTTACTTTTATGAAAAATATAAAGAAGATATTCAATTAATGAAAGAAACAGGGCATACAACATTTAGAACTTCTATTCAATGGAGCCGTTTAATTCCGAATGGCACAGGAGAAGTCAATCAAAAAGCTGTTGAATTTTATAATGATGTAATCAATGAATTACTTGCAAATGATATTGAACCCTTTATTAACTTATACCACTTTGATATGCCTATGAAGTTGCAAGAAAAAGGCGGTTGGTTAAATAGAAAAACAGTAGATGCTTATGTAGAATTTGCTGAAAAATGTTTCGAATTATTTGGTGATCGAGTTAAAAAATGGTTTACACATAATGAACCTATCGTACCAGTTGAAGGTGGATACTTATACCAATTCCATTATCCCAATGAAGTGAATATGAAAAAAGCTGTTCAAGTGGCTTATCATGAAGTGCTTTCAAGTGCTAAAGCGATTAAAGTTTATCATGAAATGAACTTAGACGGAGAAATTGGGATCATTTTAAACTTAACACCAAGTTATCCAAGAGATGAAACCAATCCTGAAGATGTAAAAGCAGCAAAACTTGCTGATGCATTCTTTAATCGTTCATTCTTAGATCCTTCAGTTAAAGGGGAATTCCCAACAGATTTAGTTGAATTGTTGAAAGAAATCGATCATTTACCAGTTATCGAAGAAGGCGATTTAGAAACAATCAAAAATAATACGGTCGATTTGTTAGGTGTTAACTATTACCAACCTCGTCGAATCAAAGCGAAAGAATCATCAGAAAAACTTGCTGATGGTCCTATGCCGGATGATTATTTTGACAATTACATCAAACCTGATCGTAAAATGAATCCATACCGTGGATGGGAGATTTACGAAAAAGGGGTTTACGATATTTTAACGAACTTGAGAGAAAACTATGGTAATATTCGTTGCTACATTTCTGAAAATGGAATGGGTGTAGAAGGTGAAGAAGCTTATATTAATCCTGATGGAAGTATAAAAGATGATTACCGTATCGAATTTGTAAAAGATCATCTAATATATATGCATCAAGCAATCCAAGAAGGCAGCAATGTACAAGGTTACCATATGTGGACATGTATGGATAACTGGTCATGGACAAATGCTTATAAAAACCGTTATGGATTCATAGCTGTTGATATTGAAAATGAAGGAAAAAGAACAGTGAAGAAGAGTGGGCGTTGGTTTAAAGAAATATCTGATGCTAATGGTTTTGATTAA
- a CDS encoding histidinol-phosphatase HisJ family protein → MYLADYHHHTDNSFDSQAQMNEVCKQAIRIGLDEICFTEHFSVNPKAPTYGHMKFNRYFSQLEECRELFGDELVIKAGIELCEPHLMKEEYKEALTYLELDFIMGSVHNIKEEKLRTFMVNKTKEEIYQQYFEEVYAMVAEADIDVIAHLDLIKRYAVESEGNYDFITYKPIIEQILRKAIERGIGIEINTSGLAKKALHETLPSMEVLRLYHSLEGKILTIGSDSHFSETVGSNQEIAIEMAKEVGFDGITVFEKRIPSKIYF, encoded by the coding sequence ATGTATCTTGCAGATTACCATCATCACACAGACAATTCATTTGATTCTCAAGCACAAATGAATGAAGTTTGTAAACAAGCCATAAGAATTGGATTGGATGAAATTTGTTTTACTGAGCATTTTTCCGTAAACCCTAAAGCCCCAACGTATGGTCATATGAAGTTTAACCGCTATTTTTCTCAGTTAGAAGAATGTCGTGAATTATTCGGGGACGAATTAGTGATAAAAGCTGGGATTGAATTATGCGAACCGCATTTGATGAAAGAAGAATACAAAGAAGCGCTAACTTACTTGGAACTCGATTTTATTATGGGTTCAGTTCATAATATCAAAGAAGAAAAATTACGCACATTCATGGTAAATAAAACGAAGGAAGAAATCTATCAACAGTATTTCGAAGAAGTTTATGCAATGGTTGCTGAAGCTGATATTGATGTGATTGCACATTTAGACTTAATTAAGCGTTATGCAGTAGAGTCGGAGGGCAATTATGATTTCATTACTTACAAACCTATTATCGAACAAATATTACGCAAAGCGATTGAACGTGGTATTGGAATTGAAATCAACACATCTGGATTAGCAAAAAAAGCTTTACATGAAACGTTACCTTCAATGGAAGTTTTACGGTTATATCATTCATTAGAAGGAAAGATTTTAACGATAGGATCGGATTCGCATTTTTCAGAAACAGTAGGGTCAAATCAAGAAATAGCTATTGAGATGGCAAAAGAAGTTGGATTTGATGGGATAACTGTATTTGAAAAAAGAATTCCGAGTAAAATTTATTTCTAA
- a CDS encoding sigma 54-interacting transcriptional regulator — MTNNRKKIVLDYLNEINKGVTAKDIALALSLDRANVSRYLNELYKENQLEKITGRPVLYQSIAVNENEQEEYSKMNAFSRLIGYEASLKEVVQQAKAAILYPPNGLHTIIFGQTGTGKSLFAECMYQFAIESRALSKDAPFVTYNCADYAQNPQLLFGHIFGVKKGSYTGATQDRTGLIHQADNGILFLDEIHRLPPEGQEMLFTFIDKGIYRPLGESNETHHANVLIIGATTEKSNVLLSTFTRRIPMAITLPELSERTIEERYELIDNFLKQEAQRLKQKIIIEREALLAFMLYQPEGNIGQFQRDLKLVCAKAFLNVRMENRQSLKINQKDLPLKVQKGLLSIKELPKQVERLIQLDQAEFTYMPITDSTDSLVYQQKEKAIVPLIEKNLLKTTNENLLENYHLDGLGHKEQKTYFNEYVKTLSTTSDVRKHIIDPVLKELVEQMYSLAKERLDRTYSTKMEFAFALHLQSALERIEENQRIDFPNLNEIRKNYSKEFQIAIDLSAMIEETYSVEIPFEEIGFITLFLTKQEEVEVAQKQEEMTAVMVLMHGKTTASSMLETVKELLETTVGVAVNMPLTMKVQEMYQLVRQTIEENKEAYQQGLLILTDMGSLNTFGNMLAEDLNLRVKTLPMVSTLVVLEAVRMASIGRTLEEMYQSCQTVLKSSTKQLTLVDTKKKKAILVTCFTGEGVAKKLEQRILPVVDSTKVKIIPLQFLHREAFKQRIDQLMETYDIKAIVGTVEFDYQNIPFYTTYDIFNDEKLLLLSNQLEEELPINEIIQSLTGTLKKVGSIQQLMHFLQKLIRQIKNQLNVMIPAGVETGMLLHLAFLIEGLQTGTIVREFHGLEVYAKKNRMTMDVIKVTLIPLEKHYQMAIPEDEIAYIAQMIIENQVKLPI; from the coding sequence GTGACCAATAATCGTAAAAAAATAGTATTAGACTATTTGAATGAAATAAATAAAGGAGTCACAGCCAAAGATATTGCCTTAGCTTTATCATTGGACCGCGCAAATGTTAGCCGTTACTTGAATGAACTGTATAAAGAAAATCAGCTAGAAAAGATAACTGGACGTCCAGTGTTGTATCAATCAATAGCGGTTAACGAAAATGAGCAAGAAGAATACTCTAAAATGAATGCTTTTTCTCGTTTGATAGGCTATGAAGCTTCTCTAAAAGAAGTAGTCCAACAAGCAAAAGCGGCAATATTATACCCCCCCAATGGATTGCATACGATTATTTTTGGTCAAACCGGAACAGGAAAATCGCTATTTGCAGAATGTATGTACCAATTTGCGATTGAATCGAGAGCGTTGTCTAAAGATGCTCCATTCGTAACGTATAACTGTGCAGACTATGCCCAAAATCCACAATTGCTTTTTGGGCATATTTTTGGTGTGAAAAAAGGGTCTTATACTGGTGCTACCCAAGATCGGACTGGTCTTATTCACCAAGCTGATAACGGCATTTTATTTTTAGATGAGATTCACCGATTGCCACCTGAAGGTCAAGAAATGTTGTTCACATTCATTGACAAAGGGATTTATCGTCCTTTAGGAGAAAGCAATGAAACACACCATGCAAATGTATTGATTATTGGAGCAACAACAGAAAAATCGAATGTATTATTGTCAACGTTCACACGTAGAATCCCAATGGCTATCACCTTACCTGAGTTAAGTGAACGCACAATTGAAGAACGGTATGAGTTGATAGACAATTTTTTGAAACAAGAAGCGCAACGTCTTAAACAAAAAATCATCATTGAAAGAGAAGCTTTATTAGCCTTTATGTTGTATCAACCAGAAGGAAATATTGGTCAATTTCAACGAGATTTAAAATTAGTCTGTGCCAAAGCTTTCTTAAATGTTCGAATGGAAAACAGACAGTCTTTAAAAATTAATCAAAAAGACTTGCCTCTAAAAGTCCAAAAAGGGCTATTATCGATAAAAGAATTGCCTAAGCAAGTGGAACGATTGATTCAGCTAGACCAAGCAGAGTTTACGTACATGCCAATAACGGATTCAACTGACTCTTTAGTTTATCAGCAGAAGGAAAAAGCAATTGTACCATTGATAGAAAAGAATCTATTGAAAACGACAAATGAGAATCTTTTAGAAAATTATCATTTGGACGGATTAGGACATAAAGAACAGAAAACATATTTTAATGAATACGTCAAAACTCTTTCGACCACATCTGATGTACGCAAACACATTATTGATCCAGTATTAAAAGAATTAGTTGAACAAATGTATTCGCTTGCTAAAGAACGGTTGGATCGTACCTATTCTACTAAAATGGAATTTGCTTTTGCTCTACATCTGCAAAGTGCTCTTGAGCGAATAGAGGAAAACCAACGAATTGATTTTCCAAATTTGAATGAGATTCGAAAGAACTACTCGAAAGAATTTCAAATAGCGATCGATCTTTCAGCTATGATTGAAGAAACCTATTCTGTGGAAATTCCATTTGAAGAAATTGGGTTTATCACGTTGTTTTTAACGAAACAAGAAGAAGTTGAAGTGGCTCAAAAACAAGAAGAAATGACAGCAGTTATGGTTTTGATGCATGGGAAAACAACGGCAAGCAGCATGTTGGAAACCGTAAAAGAATTATTAGAAACAACAGTTGGCGTAGCTGTCAATATGCCATTGACTATGAAAGTTCAAGAAATGTACCAGCTAGTACGTCAAACGATTGAGGAAAATAAAGAAGCATACCAACAAGGATTATTGATTTTAACGGATATGGGTTCACTAAATACTTTTGGAAATATGCTAGCAGAAGATTTAAATTTACGAGTTAAAACACTCCCTATGGTGAGTACTTTAGTCGTATTGGAAGCTGTAAGAATGGCAAGTATCGGCCGTACGTTGGAGGAAATGTACCAAAGTTGTCAAACGGTATTAAAAAGCAGTACAAAACAACTAACTCTAGTGGATACAAAGAAAAAGAAAGCCATATTAGTTACCTGTTTTACGGGAGAAGGAGTAGCTAAAAAGCTAGAACAACGTATTCTTCCAGTAGTGGATTCTACAAAAGTGAAAATTATTCCTTTGCAATTTTTACACCGTGAAGCATTCAAGCAACGCATTGATCAATTGATGGAGACATATGATATCAAAGCAATAGTAGGCACTGTTGAATTCGACTATCAGAATATTCCTTTTTATACCACCTATGATATATTTAATGATGAAAAATTACTGTTGCTAAGCAATCAACTAGAAGAAGAACTTCCCATAAACGAAATCATCCAATCGTTAACGGGTACTTTAAAAAAAGTAGGGTCTATCCAACAACTCATGCACTTTTTGCAAAAACTAATCCGACAAATAAAAAATCAATTGAATGTTATGATTCCAGCAGGCGTGGAAACGGGTATGTTGCTGCATTTGGCGTTTTTGATTGAAGGGTTGCAAACAGGTACAATTGTTCGCGAATTTCATGGATTAGAAGTATACGCCAAAAAGAATCGGATGACGATGGATGTCATCAAAGTAACTCTTATTCCCTTAGAAAAACACTATCAAATGGCTATTCCAGAGGATGAGATTGCGTATATTGCACAAATGATTATTGAAAATCAAGTAAAATTGCCTATTTAA
- a CDS encoding glycoside hydrolase family 32 protein, with the protein MEQNNKMEQYELAYHIRPPHGLLNDPNGLVHYKGVYHVFYQWNQTDTTHQSKSWGHMTTKDFIRWETYQPALKPIDWYDKDGCYSGSAVVFEEKLYLFYTGNVRGEDGERKSYQCLAISEDGIHFEKKGPVLEHPIKGYTAHVRDPKVWQGIDGNWWMILGAQKEETLTGDALMYQSTNLIDWTLTGSLLDEPLSLGYMWECPDILKFTDKDVFSFSPQGLKAAGEKYNNIYQSGYFTGKLHDGKFVKDDQPFKELDHGFEFYAPQTFNDHAGRTILYGWVGVMEPEVEAAVPTRKNGWLHALSIPREVKYENGKLIQYPIAETTHLREPNPVVSKSIQDESIMLTSLQQDILIEWSSAATDFVIHLRNEIEIHYRAVNKKITVIRTNWLTNNKEERTTFLTNDLIELRLLIESSMVEMFLNKGEEVFTLRYFTNETSHSFNFKYLNKKVEKTITGYTLRSFIVKDKS; encoded by the coding sequence ATGGAACAAAACAATAAAATGGAGCAATATGAGTTGGCCTATCATATTCGGCCACCTCATGGATTGCTAAATGATCCAAACGGACTCGTTCATTACAAAGGTGTTTATCATGTCTTCTATCAATGGAATCAAACGGATACAACACACCAGTCAAAAAGTTGGGGACATATGACAACGAAAGATTTTATCCGTTGGGAGACTTATCAGCCAGCGCTGAAACCTATTGATTGGTATGATAAAGACGGATGCTACTCTGGTAGTGCCGTTGTTTTTGAAGAAAAATTGTATCTATTCTACACTGGAAACGTTCGAGGAGAAGATGGAGAACGCAAAAGCTATCAATGCTTAGCTATTTCAGAAGATGGTATCCATTTTGAGAAGAAGGGACCAGTTTTAGAGCACCCAATAAAAGGTTATACTGCTCATGTTAGAGATCCAAAAGTTTGGCAAGGAATAGATGGCAACTGGTGGATGATCTTAGGAGCACAAAAAGAAGAAACCTTAACGGGTGATGCATTAATGTACCAATCTACTAATTTAATCGACTGGACTCTAACTGGATCGTTGTTGGATGAACCACTCTCATTAGGGTACATGTGGGAGTGCCCTGATATCTTAAAATTTACTGATAAAGATGTATTTTCATTTTCTCCGCAAGGTTTAAAAGCGGCAGGAGAAAAATACAATAATATTTACCAATCTGGTTATTTTACAGGGAAATTGCATGATGGTAAATTTGTAAAGGATGATCAACCCTTTAAAGAACTGGATCATGGTTTTGAATTTTATGCGCCACAAACCTTTAATGATCACGCTGGACGTACGATTCTATATGGATGGGTAGGTGTGATGGAACCAGAAGTAGAAGCAGCTGTGCCTACTAGAAAGAACGGCTGGTTGCATGCCTTGTCGATTCCGCGAGAGGTAAAATATGAAAACGGAAAACTTATCCAATACCCTATTGCTGAAACAACTCATTTAAGAGAACCAAATCCTGTAGTAAGCAAAAGTATCCAAGATGAAAGCATTATGTTAACTTCACTCCAACAAGATATTCTTATTGAGTGGAGTTCTGCAGCAACGGATTTTGTTATCCATTTAAGAAATGAAATTGAGATCCACTATCGAGCAGTAAACAAAAAAATAACCGTTATTCGAACAAATTGGCTGACAAATAATAAAGAAGAAAGAACAACCTTTTTAACAAATGATTTGATAGAATTACGGTTGTTGATTGAAAGTTCAATGGTAGAGATGTTTTTGAATAAAGGAGAAGAAGTGTTTACGTTAAGATATTTTACAAACGAAACGAGCCATTCATTTAACTTTAAGTATTTAAATAAAAAAGTAGAAAAGACCATCACTGGATATACTCTTCGTTCATTTATAGTGAAAGATAAGAGTTAA
- a CDS encoding undecaprenyl diphosphate synthase family protein: MATYKRLPKHIGIIPDGNRRWAQENGFKKQEGYKFGIEPGLELYHLCLELGIEEMTFYGFTVDNTKRPAEQTKAFQKACVDAVNKLKDRDADLLVVGNTNSPLFPKELLPYTKRTKFGKGLMKINFLVNYGWNWDLNYGIKKSDFDSKQDFTKNIASSDISRMDLIIRWGGRRRLSGFLPIQSIYSDFYVAEEMWPDYNLNQVHAALQWYQDQDITLGG, translated from the coding sequence ATGGCAACATACAAACGTCTGCCTAAACATATTGGTATTATTCCAGATGGTAATAGACGATGGGCTCAAGAAAATGGTTTTAAAAAGCAAGAAGGTTACAAATTTGGTATAGAACCTGGATTAGAATTGTATCATCTTTGTTTAGAATTAGGTATCGAAGAAATGACCTTTTATGGTTTTACTGTAGACAATACCAAACGTCCAGCTGAACAAACGAAAGCTTTCCAAAAGGCTTGCGTAGATGCAGTCAATAAATTGAAAGACAGAGATGCTGATCTGCTGGTTGTTGGAAATACTAATTCCCCACTGTTTCCAAAAGAATTACTCCCCTATACTAAACGGACTAAATTCGGAAAAGGATTAATGAAAATCAACTTTTTAGTGAATTATGGCTGGAATTGGGATTTAAACTATGGCATAAAAAAAAGCGATTTTGATTCTAAGCAAGATTTTACAAAAAATATTGCATCTTCAGATATCTCAAGAATGGATCTTATCATACGTTGGGGCGGCAGAAGAAGATTAAGTGGATTCTTACCAATCCAATCGATCTACTCAGATTTTTATGTAGCTGAAGAAATGTGGCCGGATTACAATCTCAATCAAGTTCATGCAGCACTGCAATGGTACCAAGATCAAGATATTACATTAGGTGGATAA